The genomic DNA GAGATGCCCGGGCAGAACGTCGACGAGGTCTGCAGCCGGCTGCGCAATCGCTACCACGACGTGAGCAAGGCCAGCCTCGACGGGCGCAGTGAACGGCACATCATCGGCGAGCTGCTGGCGGAGGACATCGCGTTCTTCGACAAGGTCCTCGCGGCCTTCCTGGACAGCAACTGCATGACGGACCTGAAGCCCTCCGACAGGAGGTACTACGACCTCGTCAAGTCCTACGCAGCCGCCTGGCAGCGCGTCGCGCAGCTCATCGCCGGAGAGTAATCCGGTACCACCCCGCACAGCGCGGAGTCCACGCACCAAGTGGGCCCCGCTGCTGGCGGGGTTTCACTTTTATTTCATCTCCTTACCGTATGGTGTGAAGGTGCCGCAGTGAGCGGCGCCACTCAATGGCGTCATAATGGCGCTCCAAGATAGTACTGATCCGTTCGGGCTTATTCATAAATGACCTCCTGTGGTTCAATGAATGCTGTCGGTTCCATATCCTCCAGATTGCCAAAGGCGATGGCGTCACGGGCGCTGCCCTCGGCACCCATCATGGCGGCCGTGCGGACGATGAACTCGCCGTAACGGTCATTGATGGCGTCCATGGCTTCGGCGATGTCGCGTCCGCGGCTTATGTGGCGCTCACCATCAAAGAAGGAGAGCTGCTCGGGGTTGGACGGGGCGAAATCATGGACGCCGATGGCGATGAGGGTATACTCGCAGTCCGGCGCCATGCTCAGCAGCCGCCGGGCGTACTTGAAGATATCGGCAGTGGAGTAGAGCTGGATGTCGAGGCTCATGCTCTGACCCCAGTATTCATACTCGATGGTACGGACGCTCAGATGGATGCCGCGGGCCACCAGCCCCTTATTGCGCAGACGCCGGCCGGCCTTTTCGCAGAGCTTGGCCAGGACCGCCTGGATGCTGAGCGGGTCACGTTCCTGACGGGGCAGGGCATACTGGTGGCCGATGGTGCTGCGCTTGGTCGGTTCGTCGTCGATTTCCCAGCCGCGCAGCCGCAGCCACCAGTAGTGGCCGACGATGCCGTGGAAGACCTGGCCGCGCAACAGTGAGCGCGGTGCATGCAGGAAGTCGACCGGGTTGCCAATGCCCGCCACCCGCAGCCGGGCTGAGAAGCGGCGGTTGATGCCGGGCAGATCCATGAGACTGACGGTGCCCAGGGTCTGCTCCAGGTTGCCCGCATCGATGCGGTCCAGGCCGTCCGGCTTATGCAGCCCGGCCGCCAGCTTGGCCAGGAAGCGGTTGGGGCCGATGCCGACATTGCAGCGGACGGCCTCACCGACATGGGCGTAGATGTCCTGTTTGATGGCGTAGCCGATCTCCTCCATGGTGCTGCCGCGCTGGATGGCAGGTGAGCCTTCGAAGTTGACGACGAACTCGTCGATGGACTTGGGGGTGACATCGCTGGTATACGTCTCCAACACCTCGCGGAAGCGGCGGTGGGCTTCGCGGTATTTGGGCGGGTCGGGCTCGACGATGTAAATGCCGGGGCAGAGCTTCAGCGCCTCACTGACCCGCGTACCCAGCACGATACCGCAGGCCTTGGCCTCGTAGCTGGCGGCCAGGATCATACCATTACGGTTCATGTACGCCGCCACCGCCACCGGCCGGCCACGGGTGCGGCGGTTAGCCTGCTGCTCGATGGTGGCAAAGCAGGAGTTAAGGTCGATGTGCATGGTGAGGGGCGCGGCGGTATTGTACCCCGGGTCGAGCACGGTCGTCCGGCGGGCAGCGGGCGGCGGGGTGGTACTAGCGGCCGCCATCTTCTTCAATCTCCTCAAGGATCCAGACCATGCTGTGGGAGTGGAAGGCCAGCTTCATGTACATGCTGCCGGCAGCCTCGCTGAGAGAGAAATGATAGATGCGCTCCACGCCTTTTTGAGTGGCGTGCAGAAAGTCGACCGGACCAAGGCGGTAGGCCCGCTCATTCCAGACCATCTGGATGGGCCGGGCGGCCAGACGCCGGTCGTCGAAGGCGGTTAAGACTTTTACGCTTTCCTGTACTTTTGTAACCATAAGAGACTCCTAGAAGATATAAGGGTAATAAATAGGTAGTGTCTTGCCAAAGAGGCGAGTAGGCGACGGGCGGAAGGACCGGCCGTTGCCAGATGGTTGTACAGTTTGTAAAAGCCTACCGGTGGAAAGGCGGGGCCAGTACCGGTATTGCTGGGCTTATTATACTATGACTCGCGCTATATTTTAAAGCGATTTAATGAAACCGGCCGCAACTGGCGCATGACAGGCCACGGACGATGTACTAGAATGGAAGCAAGAAGTACGTAATACAAAAAAGGCAATCAGTGTTCAGCATATTTGATATACCAGAAAACGTAACGGGCACTCGCGAGAAGATCAACCACCTGATCGGCCAGACATGGCTGGGCGACAATGAGATCATAAAGGTCATCGTCGTCTTCCTGGTGGCCGGCCTGACGGCCTACCTTGTCAGCAAGGTGCTCGCAAAGATCGTCGTCTGGATCGCCCGGCAAGTGGCGGTCGAAGCGGACAACGCCAGCTCCGAAGAACGTTTCGTGCAGCTGCGGCGGGTAGAGACATACCTGAGCGTCTTTATCGCATTGATGCGTTTTGTCATCGTAGTGACAGCGGTACTGGGCGCCTGGTACATCGTCGCACCAAAGACCAGTGACGGGACGAACACGGCCACAGCCATCGGTGCAGGTACCATCTTCGCCGTAACCGCCGGTGCGTCATTGGGTATCCTGCTGCGTGACATCACGGCCGGCATCACCATGATCATCGAGCAGTGGTTCAATGTTGGCGACCACATCCGGGTGATTCCTTTTGCCGAGATACAGGGCGTCGTCGAGCGTATGACGCTACGATCGACCAAGGTACGGCTGATCTCAGGCGAGGTGACCCATATCCACAACCAGCATATCCTGGGCGTCATCGTCACGCCACGCGGCGTCCGCACCGAGATGATCGATGTCTTCGTCGACAAACTCGACCCGGCCCGCAAGGCCATCGAGGAGCTGATGAAGACACTTGACCGCGGACCGACCATGCTGGCGACGCCGATGCGCATCCAGGAAGTCGAGGAAGTGGCCAAAAACCTGTGGCGCATCTCCATCGTCGGGCAGACGATTCCGGGACGGGAGTGGGTGATAGAGAACTTTTTCGTCGATACGCTCAAGAGCATTGATGAAGAGAACAAGAGCTTCAAGATCGTCTACGGGCCGATAGTGCGCTTCGTCGACGAGACGGCAGAGAAACGCTTTAAGCGGGCGATGCGCGTCAAGCGCTAGCGCGCGTAACAGGGAACAGCCCGTTGTAATTTTTCAGTTTACAACCGCGGCCATATGCCGTACTATAAAGATAGTATCCTAAAAAAACAAAAAGGGTTATAACAATGAACAAAATGGTACGCACCTTTGTGGTCGGCGGCATCCTGATGCTAACCGGCTTCATATTACTATTGGGAACCAGCGCCGCGCGCGCCGAAGAAGGCAGCGGCAGCAACGGCTCCGGCAACACCACGCGCATGCACCACGAAGAAGGTCAGGAGCACGAAGATGAACTGCGTCACCAGGAAGACGACGACCGGGATGACGGCGGCAATAGCGGCTCCAACCGGCCGAACGGCGGCAACTCAGGCCCGGGCAGTGTGAATTCGGGCAGCGGCAACAGCACCAAGCCTCGTCCGGGCGACGGCGAGACCACCCGCGCCACCGGCGTCAAGAGCGGCCCGCTCGACAAAGACCGTCAGCAGGTGTGCGAGCAGCGCAAGACTGCCATCCGCAAGCACGCAGCCGAAATCAGCGGCAAGCTTACCAAGCACTATGAGCGCTTCACCGAGATATACCTCCGCGTCAAAGAATTCGTCAGCACCGAAGGCCTGACGATCGCCGACTACGAGACACTGACCAAGGCCGTCGACGAAGCGGAGGCTGCCACCCAGGTCGCCATCAGCAATGCCCAGACCACGCCCGAAGTCGACTGCGCCGGCGAACGGCCACGGGAACAAGCGCAGGCTATCCGCGAAAAGTATAAGGCCGCCAAAGAATCACTGAAGCAATACCGCACCACCATCAAAGCGTTGGTAAAAGCCGTAAAAAGCTCATTGCCAAGCGACGATGCTACTGAATCGAAACCAGAACAAGAGACTGAAACATCCCAGGAAGGAGCCCAGCAGTAATGAGCGCCCGCACCTCCATCAAACCGACGCACCGCAGCCAAGGCTTCGCCCTGATTGAACTGATCATCGTCGTAGTCATCGTCGGCGTCATCGGCTTCGCCGTATGGCGCGTGACCCAGGCGCAGCAGACCGCCAGCACTGAAAATACTACGCAGTCCCAGCAAGCGAATACCATGACCGAGCCCAAGATCGAGAACGCCAAAGGCCTGACAGCCGTCGAGACCAAGCTTGAAGCAGCGGAGCTTGACGACAAGGCCCTGGACGAGCTGGACACCGCCTTAGACTTCTAGCTTCATCTGCAAGATAAGCGCTGCTTTTTGCCGGCAAGTGTGGTATCTTAAGAACTAACAACGAGTGGATATTCAGTAACAGGCAACACGAAAAAAGGCTTACTATACATGGCTACCGCAGCATCAGTTTCCAGCGCTTCCGGACGTAATGTCATCGTCAGCGTCGCACTGGGATGCGCGGTAGCCATTATTGGTTACGCAGTCATCGTCAGTCTGGCAGCCGGACCGGTTGCCTCGCTGGAAAGCGAAGAGGCCGTGCTGAGCGACAGCTCGATGGCATACGAAGACCCGACCGCTTCGGAGAGCCAGGCGATCATGTTCAAGGTCGGCGACAGCACTGACCCGGGCGGTGGTCCTGATCCTGGCGACCAGGCGACCATCCGTATCGCTGCCGCCGGTGACATCGCCGACAATAATGGCGAGCAGGCCACGAGCGATATCATCATGGGCGACAGCTCCATCAATACAGTGCTTGCGCTTGGTGACCTGGCCTACGAAAGCGGCACCTCCGCTGAGTTCGCTGAAAAATATGACCCTACTTGGGGCCGCTTCAAAAACAAGACCAAACCCACGCCGGGCAACCATGAATATTACACCGACGGAGCATCAGGTTACTACCAGTACTGGAACAACATCGAGGAATACTACTCATTCGACATAGGCAACTGGCATCTTATTTCGCTTAATTCAGAAATTAACCACAGCAGCGACAGTGAACAGATGGCCTGGCTGAAGAGCGACCTGGCGGCAAATGCCTCCAAACAATGTACACTGGCCTTCTGGCATACACCGCGCTTCTCGGCTGGCACGCATTCCGACGACGACTCGGTGACGCCGTTCTTTGATGAGCTTTACACCGCTGGTGCCGATCTTGTCCTGACGGGCCATAGCCATATTTACGAACGCTTTGCCAAATCTAAGAGTAACGGCGAAGTCGACGAAGTGCGAGGCATCCGCAACTTCGTCATCGGTACCGGCGGCACTAGCCTTGGTAGTGGTGGCGACACTGCAGCCACTCGTGAGTTTAATGATTCGAGCGCCCACGGCGTCCTGATGCTCGACCTCAAGGCTAACAGCTACGATTACAAATTCGTCACCGTTGATGGTCAGACGCTGGATTCCGGCAGTGATACCTGTCATTAGTCGGTGGTTTTTGCCATCCAAAGCACCTATGACGGGGGCACTTTTTTAAGAGACTTCCACTGGAAGTCTCTTAAAGCGTTAGGCTGAAATCGGTATAGACCGATTTCACATACCCCGACATAGGCACTTTGGATGGCGCGACGCCCGGTGGCCGACCGCAGCCGGCATCATAATGGCTGCGGTCGGCCACCGGGCTAGCGCAGCGTCAAGAGTGCCAGGATCAAAATGAGGATGCCGGAGACGAGCGGGGCATAGATGGCGATTGCCTGGGCGCGCTTTTCGTTCGCAAGCAGGCGCTTTTTGCCAGCGATGAGGAACAGGCCCAGAATGGCGATGGTACCAGCCAGGCCGAGGCTGAAAAAGAGCACCAACACCAGCCCGAAGCCGACGTGGCCGACACTGATGGCAAGCAACATCAGCGACAGAGCGTCGATGCAGGGGACAATACCGCCACCGGTGCCGGCCAGGATCAGGCTCCAGGTGTCGCGCTTGCTGTTGGCCGGTAGCTCATGGGTATGCTGTCCAGGGCCATGACCGTGATCATGGCCATGCTTATGGGCCTGGCGGTGCCGGTACGCAGCATGCAAGCGCCGGAGACCGCTAAAAATCAGGTAGAGCGCCAGGATCAACACCAGAACGAAACTGGCAGCCTCAAAATAGGGAATCAGGCTGTTGGCCGATTGCTGCGAACTGAGCACTAAAAAACTAAAGCCAATAACATAGATGACCAGGGTGTGCGCGATTGTGATAGAGGCAGTCAGAATTAACAAGTCGCGATACTTCTTGCCATCACGGCCCACCAACAGCGCCGCCAGTATCGCCTTGCCATGCCCGGGCGTCAGAGAGTGCAGGGAACCGGCAATGACTGCAAACAACAGCACCAGCACCACCAGGGGCAGATTGACCCGTCCCTCGTCGTAGATGGCACTGATGCCGCGCTCCAGCTGGCGCTTGAACTGCTCGTAGGTGCCGGATGATTCTTCGGCACTGGAGGGCGGCGGCACACCATCGGGGTTTTTCAGCCACACCGCATTATCAACAAAAAAATTACCGCCGCCTTGCGAGAAATAAGCACGGACAACCGGGAACACTTCATATACGCTTGGCGGGAAGCTGCGTTCGATTGATTGGCCTTGTTGCAGCCGCTTATCACCAAAGTCCCATTCAAACCGCTGGGGTACGACACCGTCAGTATTCAACGCCGCTTCAAAACGGTAGTCTTGGCCGGGAAGCATAGTGATTTCACCGGTATCGTTAAAGTGCTTCTCGCCGTTAACGCTGATGTTGACGCGGGGTAGCGCAAACGCATCATCCGGGAATATCTGCATCGATGTCGATTCTATGAGCTGCCGCGGTTTGCCGGGAAAATCGGCATGGATGGAAAGGATATAACTGCCCGGATTCTGATACACATGACCAACTTCCACTCCCGTGGCCGTGCCGCCATCACCGAAATCCCAGCTGAAGCTGGAGTCATCGACATCGGCATACGCGACCTTCAGCAGGCTGGTATCTATGGTAAAGCTGACGGGCTGGCCTGGCAGGTGATGGTCGACGTCCATAGATTGCGGCAGGGCCAGGCGCTGCGGCTTGGCTTTGACGACCGGGTAATAATCGACAAACTTACCGTTGATCTTTAAAAATGATGGCTGTCCGGGCTTGTGGGCGGACGCAGGGAGTGGCAGGGCAGCAACACTCAGGGCGGCCGCTATCAGCAGCAAGCCCCGCCCTATGGATGCACGCCAGCGCCCCGACAGCCGCCGCATTACTCTTCGACTACCAGCTGTCCGACGACACGCGGAGTAGTATCCTGCCCGCGGACGATATCACGGAGAGTGATTGTGAAGCTGCCGGCGGTATGGGCATCGAATTCCAGGCTTTTATAGCCGCCTCGTTCAATACTGGTGTGTAAGTCATAGCCATCAATGTGTAGTTCGGCCTGGCGCTGCTGCCCGGCGCCTGTGACGTTGAGCTGCACCTGGTCGCCCAGGCTGGCGGTAACGGTGTCGGTGCCGTCATCGGACTTCAGCTTATTATCGGCGACGGTCACATCAATCCGTCGGATGCCCTGGTTCGTGGTGCCGGCGGGTTGCTGGAACTGCCGCACCTGTTGTTCTTTCAAATATTGGAAGCCCAGGTAGCAGGCTCCGATGATAAGTGCCAGCATGATGATGACGAAGATTGCCAATGGTCCCTTTTTCACTGTCGTTCCACCCTATATATTGGTTATATGCTTTGATCGCAGCGCCGGCAGGATCAGGTCGCCTGGCCTGCATCCGGCTCGCGCCGCGGTATCACCATCAGTATATAGGCAATCGGCACAATCATGCCAATCGCCATGACCGAAAGGGCGGCACTCGAGCTGAATACCTCCCAAATGATACCGGTGACGACCGAGGACACCAGAAAACTGAGCGAGATGACCGTGTTGGCGACGCCCAGGCCGGTTCCCAGCCGCTCTTTGGGTAATTGACGGCTCAGCCAGGCTTTGACCAGGCCGTCATTGACGGCAGCGAACAAAGCATAGATGACAAAGGCCAGCAGCAGACCACCGATGGAAAGTTCACGGCTCAACAGACTGTAGGCAATGGCAAAGGCGACCAGCCCGGCAATGAACGTGTTGCGATAGCCGCGTGCATCTGCCAGCGACCCTACCACCAGACTCAGCAGCGCGTAGGCGATGTTAAAGATGATGTACAGGCCGATGACAATGATGGCATTCTCAATCGGAAAGCCGAAGATTTCCTGACGGCTACCGACCAACTCGCTGGCACGGAGCAGCAGGAAAGCATCCGAGCTATTAAAAATGCCTACCAGCACCAAACCGACGAGCAATTTGCGATAGGTCGGCGTATAAAGCGCCGGCTTAAAGATGCCAAGATATGACCGCATCGCCTCATGCAGCACTGCCCGCGACACGACCGGTTTTTTGACATGGGAACGCACCATGAACGTCAGCGCGACCGCTGCCAGCCCAGGCACCAGGGCAAAGATGAAGATTGCGGAGAGCTGATCGTACAAGCTGAAGACCGCGATGATGACCAAGGCCAGCAATGGACCGACTGCTGCGCCAAAGGTGTCCATGAACCGATGGAAACCGAAGACGCGGCCACGGACCTTCTGTTGTGATTCACCGGCCAAAATGGCATCGCGCGGGGCAGTCCGGATGCCCTTGCCAAAGCGGTCGGCGCTGCGGATGGCGATAAAGGCCGCCGGGCTGGTAACGAACCCCAGCAGCGGCTTACTGACGGCCGACAGGCCATAGCCGATGCGCACGAACCACTCGGGCCGGCCCAGGCGATCGCCCAGATGTCCGAAAAAGCTTTTGCTGATACCGGCCACCGCCTCGGCCACGCCTTCGATCATGCCCATGGCAACCGCGCTCAGGCCGACGCTGGCAAAGAACAGCGGCATGACCGGGTACAGCATTTCGCTGGACATATCAGTAAAGAACGAGACCAATCCCAGCAGGAATATATTACGGGTGATAAATTTGCGTCTGAACATAGGTGATCCTTACCAGTATAGCTGCCTGAGATAGCCGATACTGAAACCGTTAACATTTGTTTGCTTGGACACTTTGGTGAACGAACTGATGGCTGCTTCGCCGCGTTTTGCCGCCTCCTGGGATATCTGGCCCTGATCGTTATCGCCCGCCAGATACAGGGATCCGCCCACCAGGATGCCGGTCTCGTCATGGCCGGCCTGCAGGCGAGTCACTGTGCCGGGGGCGGCCTGCTTTTCCGGTACATCATTTCGATTGGATTTGTAGCTGAGGGCGGCACCATGAAGGTCATGGCCCCAGGTCCAGACGGCACCCTCGGTATCGAGGGCGACGGTGTGGCGGAAACCGGCATCAATATCGGCCACCTTGACACCATCCGGAAAGGCAATCTTGGTGATGCGGCGCGTGCCGTCATCGTTGCGGTAATGCCCGCGGCCAAGCTGACCCCAGGCATTACAGCCCAGGCTCCAGGCCTGCTGCTTGTCATCAGTCATGACGATATGCCCGTAGCCTCCAGAGACGCTGGTGAAGCGCAAGTCAGTGGCTACCTGCTTGGGTATGAGCGAGGCCACCGGCAGATTACTTTCTTCGATGCAGTACATGGCCGGCCCCTGGCCTTTGCCGTTGAAATATGAGCCGCCAACGCTGATATCACGCGCGAACTGCTCGATGATAGTGTCGAGCCCGGGTGTCGCCGGGTCGCAGCTCATACCCCAGGCCCAGAGCGTACCGTCCGTGCGCACGGCGGCACTGAAGCGGTACCCGGCAGCCACATCCCGTACCTTGTCGAGCACTTTGACCGGCGTGGCGTTATCCTGACGGTCGCCCGTGCCAAGCTGGCCGGATATGTTCATGCCCCAGGTCCAGGCTTCACCCTTGTCGGTCAGGACAATGGCATGGTTGTGCTTGATATCGAGCTGCTTTACCTTGGTGCCCTGCGGAAGCCTGACCTGGTGCAGCTCATCCTTGGCGGCACCGATGGAGCCGAGCCCGAGCTGGCCATACCGGTTGCTGCCCTTGGCATACACCGCGCCGTCCTTCGTCAGCAGCATCACCACGTCTTCACCCTGGTACATGGCGGCGATATCGGCTGCCGCAAACGGCGTTTCGCCGCGGGCGACGCTTAGCTGGTGATGGTCGGTGGCCGTCACTTTCAGTAGACGGCTCGGTTTGCTGAACAATGCAGGGAAGTTGAATAAGACCAGGCCCACCAGCAGGACGGTTAGAAAAAATATGCCGGCCAGTTTCGGGAGGGATGCTGTAGCCTGGGGCTGTCCGCTTTTTGTCTGGCTATCTGTTTGGGTGTGCATACAGCCTGTATTATACGCCATCCGCAGTACTGCAACGTTTTATAAAAATTTTTACAGACACTTGTTCGGGCTGCTCCGCATAATACGGACACGAGTAAACAAAGGAGTATACATGGATACACTGACACGAGGGCTTAACCGCTTCTTCGAGACCATCATGGCATGGTTGCCGAACCTGGCGGGCGCACTGCTGGTACTGATACTGGGATCTATCATCGCGTCCGTCCTGGCATCGGCGGTGCGCAAACTGCTGACGCGGCTGGAACTCAGCGAGCGGCTGCACACCGGGCATGGAGGCAGCGTTTTGGAACGGGCTGTGCCTGAACCGGAGAAATTCCTATCGAAAATCTTGTACTGGGCCGTCATGCTGGGTGTCATCTCATTGGCAGTCTCGGTACTGGGTATTCCAGCGCTGACCAACTTCGTCGCCGCGATTTACGCCTACCTACCAAACGTCTTTGCCGCGCTGCTCATCTTTTTGGTGGCCGGTGCCGTTGCTGCTGCCGTCAGCACCATCGCTATGCGGGTACTGGGCGACACGCCGACCGGCAAGATTGTCGCTACCGCCGTGCCGTTCGTCGTCATGGGTATCGCCACCTTCATGATCCTGGACCAGCTCGGCATTGCTGAGACCATCGTTACCATCACCT from Candidatus Saccharibacteria bacterium includes the following:
- a CDS encoding MFS transporter, with the translated sequence MFRRKFITRNIFLLGLVSFFTDMSSEMLYPVMPLFFASVGLSAVAMGMIEGVAEAVAGISKSFFGHLGDRLGRPEWFVRIGYGLSAVSKPLLGFVTSPAAFIAIRSADRFGKGIRTAPRDAILAGESQQKVRGRVFGFHRFMDTFGAAVGPLLALVIIAVFSLYDQLSAIFIFALVPGLAAVALTFMVRSHVKKPVVSRAVLHEAMRSYLGIFKPALYTPTYRKLLVGLVLVGIFNSSDAFLLLRASELVGSRQEIFGFPIENAIIVIGLYIIFNIAYALLSLVVGSLADARGYRNTFIAGLVAFAIAYSLLSRELSIGGLLLAFVIYALFAAVNDGLVKAWLSRQLPKERLGTGLGVANTVISLSFLVSSVVTGIIWEVFSSSAALSVMAIGMIVPIAYILMVIPRREPDAGQAT
- a CDS encoding prepilin-type N-terminal cleavage/methylation domain-containing protein codes for the protein MSARTSIKPTHRSQGFALIELIIVVVIVGVIGFAVWRVTQAQQTASTENTTQSQQANTMTEPKIENAKGLTAVETKLEAAELDDKALDELDTALDF
- a CDS encoding mechanosensitive ion channel family protein, with amino-acid sequence MFSIFDIPENVTGTREKINHLIGQTWLGDNEIIKVIVVFLVAGLTAYLVSKVLAKIVVWIARQVAVEADNASSEERFVQLRRVETYLSVFIALMRFVIVVTAVLGAWYIVAPKTSDGTNTATAIGAGTIFAVTAGASLGILLRDITAGITMIIEQWFNVGDHIRVIPFAEIQGVVERMTLRSTKVRLISGEVTHIHNQHILGVIVTPRGVRTEMIDVFVDKLDPARKAIEELMKTLDRGPTMLATPMRIQEVEEVAKNLWRISIVGQTIPGREWVIENFFVDTLKSIDEENKSFKIVYGPIVRFVDETAEKRFKRAMRVKR
- a CDS encoding PKD domain-containing protein, with the translated sequence MRRLSGRWRASIGRGLLLIAAALSVAALPLPASAHKPGQPSFLKINGKFVDYYPVVKAKPQRLALPQSMDVDHHLPGQPVSFTIDTSLLKVAYADVDDSSFSWDFGDGGTATGVEVGHVYQNPGSYILSIHADFPGKPRQLIESTSMQIFPDDAFALPRVNISVNGEKHFNDTGEITMLPGQDYRFEAALNTDGVVPQRFEWDFGDKRLQQGQSIERSFPPSVYEVFPVVRAYFSQGGGNFFVDNAVWLKNPDGVPPPSSAEESSGTYEQFKRQLERGISAIYDEGRVNLPLVVLVLLFAVIAGSLHSLTPGHGKAILAALLVGRDGKKYRDLLILTASITIAHTLVIYVIGFSFLVLSSQQSANSLIPYFEAASFVLVLILALYLIFSGLRRLHAAYRHRQAHKHGHDHGHGPGQHTHELPANSKRDTWSLILAGTGGGIVPCIDALSLMLLAISVGHVGFGLVLVLFFSLGLAGTIAILGLFLIAGKKRLLANEKRAQAIAIYAPLVSGILILILALLTLR
- a CDS encoding metallophosphoesterase; protein product: MATAASVSSASGRNVIVSVALGCAVAIIGYAVIVSLAAGPVASLESEEAVLSDSSMAYEDPTASESQAIMFKVGDSTDPGGGPDPGDQATIRIAAAGDIADNNGEQATSDIIMGDSSINTVLALGDLAYESGTSAEFAEKYDPTWGRFKNKTKPTPGNHEYYTDGASGYYQYWNNIEEYYSFDIGNWHLISLNSEINHSSDSEQMAWLKSDLAANASKQCTLAFWHTPRFSAGTHSDDDSVTPFFDELYTAGADLVLTGHSHIYERFAKSKSNGEVDEVRGIRNFVIGTGGTSLGSGGDTAATREFNDSSAHGVLMLDLKANSYDYKFVTVDGQTLDSGSDTCH